GGAGAAATACGGTAAAGCATTGGCAACGGTGCAAGAGAAACGTACGCTTCTACTAGGGATTAGGGAAGGGAGAACACTTGGAGAGCTGGAAGGGGAGTTGAATTGTCCAAGGCGCAAGCTGATGGAAAGAATTGAACGTCTTGATGAAGAGGGCTATGATGTTCTTCCTGTTGTAGAGAAGGAGCTGTTAGAGCTTACCCCAGAGGAATCACTTCAGATTGAGACAGCTATACAGCAGCTTGGCGATCGTTACTTAAAGCCCTTACAACGTAAAGTGTATGGTGAAATTGAGTCTAACGAGCAAGAGGTTGAGCGTCAGTATGAGAAGCTTCGGATGGTGAGAATTCGTTACCGTCGCCTAAGCAAGGCAGTCGTTTAAGGCAAAGAGATTGAGGGTATCTCTCTCGTGGTCTTACAGCTGCTTCTGGCAGCCAGAGAGAGATACCCTTGTTCTCATAGCCAATCCTTCTTCCGGAAGAAGTAGAACATCCCGAATCCGATAACAGCCATACATACAAGCAATACTATGGAGCCGAAGCTTTCATGCATACCTGGAATGTAATCAAAGTTCATTCCATAGATCCCGGTGATGAATGTCAGCGGCATGAAGATTGTTGTGAGGGCGGTAAATACGCGCATAATTTCATTGGCTCTGTTAGCTACGCTTGACTGATAAGCCTCTCGTAAGTTGCCCATCAGATCGCGGTACGTTTCGAATGTTTCATAAACCTTAACCGCATTTTCGTGAATGTCTCCGAAATACTTCTGGAGCTCATTGTCGATAAGCCGTAAATCCTTTTTGTTCAATGTTGCGATGAGCTCCCGCTGTGGTCCAAGAGCCTTCTTGAGCCATAGAATTTCGCTTCGGAGTCCAATGATTTCAGTTAGGTGGGATTTCTTTGTATGCATAAGAATATCCTCTTCAAGGCTTTCAATACGGGCTTCGATTCGATCGCCGACTGTGAAATAGTTATCAACAACGATATCGATAAGGTGATAGAGGAACCGGTCTGCGTGATTAACCTCTTGCTCCCACAGTATGGGCTTAACACTGCGTAATTCGTTAATTTTCTGTCTGGTAACCGTAATCAGATAATGGTGACCGAGAAAAATATTAAGGGCACGCAGAAAAATCTCTTCGTCATCGAAGCGAATGCTATTAATAACAAGAAAGTATTGGCTTTCATAAATTTCTAGCTTTGGCCGTTGCTCTTCTTCCGACAAGCAATCCTCTACAGCAAGATCATGGAGACCAAATAAAGGCTGAAGAACAATAAGATCATCCACGTCTGCATCGATCCAATAGAAGCCATTAGCGGGCGCGATTAAAGTATCATTGATGCTTTCTATTGGCGTAAATACGCCATCATTAACTAATCTAATTTTCATGGGATTCGCTCCTTTGCATGTCCGTTCTGGTTCATGCAGGACGCTCTCCACTGGTAAAAAAATCTTAGCCGGAGAAACCGGACAAAGAAATGATTCCCGCTGCGGAACACCATCCTGCGCTAGCTATGAGATTGGTCTTGGGCCTGGGTGTATCGCCTTCCATGTCCGGCTCCCCCCTTTATAGTCGAGTAATTATGGTGTCGATTAGACGCTATTAACGTGATAAGTATAATCCCCACCCCATGCACCTTTCAAGGAGAAAATAAGACAGCGGTTTTTAGGACACTAAACCTTGACTGTTAATGTGTTTTCATGTACATTAGTATTAGTTTTACCCAAACAATCGAATAGTTTTTGCCATCTTATCAAGAGCAGGCGGAGGGACTAGCCCTATGAAGCCCGGCAACCGACGTATTCCTAATACGCACGGTGCTAATTCTTGCGGAAACAGTATGTTTCTGACAGATGAGAGGGGCGCGCGTACGATCGATTACACGACCCTATCTCATTTTGGGGTCGTTTTTTGTTTGCACAATTTACAATACCCTGACAATAAAGCGCTGGAAAAATACAGCGATTTGTCGAATCAGAGGAGGAATGTACAATGCCGATTAAAGTGCCTGATCATTTGCCGGCGAAGGAAGTACTGGCCGGGGAGAACATTTTCGTTATGGATGAAAGTGTAGCTTACCATCAAGATATTCGGCCATTAAGGATTGCGATCTTAAATTTAATGCCGACGAAGGAAACAACAGAAACCCAGCTTCTTCGGTTAATTGGGAACACTCCACTGCAGCTGGAAGCGGTGCTGCTACGTCCCCAATCGCATCTATCGAAAAACACTTCTGCCGAGCATCTGGAGAGCTTTTATAAAACGTTCGATGAGATTAAGGACCAACAGTATGATGGTTTAATTATAACTGGAGCTCCAATTGAGCATCTGGAGTTCGAAGAAGTGAACTATTGGGAAGAATTAGAGGAAATCATGGACTGGACAGTCGACAATGTAACTTCAACAATGCACATCTGTTGGGGGGCTCAGGCGGGACTGTACCATCACTATGGAGTGCCAAAATATCCGCTTTCAGAAAAAATGTTCGGTGTATATCCGCATGGAATTTCCAAACCGAACGTTCAGCTATTGCGAGGATTCGATGAAATGTTCTTCGTACCGCAATCCCGTCATACGGAAGTGCTGCGCTCTGATATAGAGAAGGTTGCTGGCTTGGATATATTGTCCGAATCAGAAGAAGCAGGCGTATATATCGCAGCAACAGCGGACGGTAAACAAATATTCGTCACAGGTCACTCTGAATATGATCCGCAGTCACTGAAATGGGAATACGATCGTGACGTAGCCAAAGGCTTGCATATCGACATCCCTAAAAATTATTATCCTAATAATGACCCAACTCGCTCCCCGGTATCGACATGGAGGGCGCACGCCAACCTACTGTTCTCTAACTGGTTGAACTATTATGTTTATCAAGCCACACCTTATGAATTGGGCAAGGCAAACAAAAAAACGTTGCGATAGGGAGGTCATTTAATTATATGAACATCGAGAGTCGTTTGGCCCAAATTGGATCACAGAGTGATCCGCAAACAGGAGCGGTTAGCTTTCCGATCTATCAATCAACTGCTTTCCGCCACCCCCGTCTTGGACAAAGCACGGGATTTGATTATTCTCGTTCTAAGAGTCCTACTCGGGCTGTGCTTGAAGCGGCTGCGGCGGATCTAGAGAGCGGAGATGCAGGCTTTGCCTGTAGCTCCGGTATGGCCGCCCTGCAAACAGTCTTCGCTTTATTTAGTCAAGGGGATCACCTGTTGGTTTCGCTTGATCTATATGGTGGCACATACCGTCTGCTTGAGAGAATTATGTCCCGTTTTGGGGTAACTGCATCCTACGTGGATACGAATGACTTAGATGCTCTGGAATCACATCGGACGCCGAATACGAAGGCGATATTGATTGAGACACCTACGAATCCGCTTATGATGGTTACAGATATTGCGAAAGTAGCAGCTTGGGCGAAACAAAAGCAGCTTCTTACGATCGTAGACAATACATTGCTGACTCCGTTCTTTCAGCGTCCAATTGAGCTCGGAGCGGATATTATTGTTCACAGCGCCACTAAATACTTAGGCGGTCACAATGATGTTCTAGCAGGCTTAATTGTAACTAAAGGCGAGAAGCTGTCGGAGGAAATTGCTTTCCTTCACAATTCGATTGGCGCTGTACTTGGACCACAGGATTCCTGGCTGCTTATGCGGGGAATGAAAACATTGGCGCTTCGTATGGAGCGGCATCAATATAACGCAACTAGATTGGCAGCCTGGCTGAAAATGCACCCTTCCGTCGAGGAGGTCTACTATCCAGCGCTTCCGCATCATCCGGGGCATGAAATACAGAACTCGCAATCTTCTGGAAACACGGGTATTTTCTCGTTCAGAATGAAGGATTCCCGGACGATCGAGCCCATTCTTCGTCATATTCAACTGATCGCTTTCGCAGAAAGCCTTGGTGGAGCGGAGTCGTTACTAACGTACCCTGCGGTTCAGACACATGCGGATATTCCAGTAGAAATCCGTCGTGCAGTCGGTGTGGATGATCGTTTGCTGCGTTTTTCCGTCGGAATTGAGCATGTTGATGATATTATGTTTGACCTTAAGCAGGCTATTGAAGCAGCGGAGCGGGAAATTAACGGATAATTAAAATCGGAGGCTTACAGCGATGAAGCATGATTTTGATAAAATAATCGATAGAACAAACACAGCCTCTTATAAATGGGATCAATCTGAGAAATTGTTCGGTCGATCCGACATCCTGCCTCTGTGGGTAGCAGATATGGATTTCGAAGCACCTAAGGAAGTTGTCGATGCGATAACTCGCCGAGCGGAGCAAGGGATATACGGCTATACAGTAAGAACGCAAGCCTTCTACGATGCCATTATTGGGTGGCTCTCAAGAAGACATGGCTGGAATATTGAGCAAGAGTGGATCTCCTCAAGCCCTGGAGTCGTTCCGGCACTGAGCCTAATGGTGCAGGCCTTCACAGAGCCTGGAGACGGTATTATCTTGCAATCACCGGTATATTACCCTTTCTATGACGTCATTAAGATGAATGGACGTACGGTTGTGGACAACCCTCTCATCTTAGAGAACGGACATTATTCTATTGATTTTGATCTACTAGAGCAGCAGGCAAAGAATGGTGCCAAGATGCTGCTTCTGTGCTCACCGCATAACCCAGGTGGACGCGTGTGGAAACGGGAAGAGCTGGAACGGATAGGTGAAATTTGTGCGCAATATAACCTATTAGTCGTTGCTGATGAAATTCATCACGATCTTGTGTTTTCTGGTCATAAGCACGTTCCGTATGCTTCCTTGTCAGAAACGTTTGCACAGCATTCGCTTACTTGCGTTGCAACAAGCAAAACGTTTAATTTAGCAGGTCTGCAAGCAGCGTCGGTTATTATTCCGAATGAGGGATTAAGACGTAAATACAATGCGTTGCTCAAAACTTTGTCTATACACATGGAGAGCTATTTTGGCTTGACGGCAATTGAGGCTAGTTATACTCATGGAGACGAATGGCTGGATCAACTGCTTGTGTATCTGGAAGGTAACCTTAACTTTCTATTGGAGTTTGTCGAGAAGAATTTGCCTCAGGTGAAGGTCATTAAACCGGAAGGTACTTATCTGGTGTGGATGGATTGCACTGCAATTTCGAATAAGCCGCTTGAGCTCAAAGAGCTAATGTTCAACAAGGCGGGGGTAGCCTTTAGTGAGGGATCCGTTTTCGGTGGACAAGGGGCTGGATATTTACGGGTAAATATTGCTTGTCCTCGCTCCATACTAACGAAAGCTTTGGAGAAATTTGCATTGGCCGTCAATTCTATATAGTAGCTCAATTGCGTTTTTAATATAGCCGCGGTATTGTCACCTCTTAGGTGACTACCGCGGTGTTTATATGTTACGATGGGGTAAGCTTAATGGTGGACTAAAGTCTCGTATGGAGGAGGGTCCAATTATGAAACAGGTGGACCGAATTTTAGAAGGATCGTTGCAAGGAAAACGATTGGAATTAGAAGATATCGTTGCTTTGTTTGAGAGCGATGAGATAGAGAAGCTAGGCCACACAGCAAACCAAATAATGCTGAGAAAACATCCCGATCCCATTACAACATTCGTGGTAGGACGTAATGTTAACTATACGAATGTATGCGATGTTTATTGCAGATTTTGTGCCTTTTATCGTCCGCCGGGCTCCTCAGAAGGTTATGTTCTTCCCGATGAAGTCATCTTTCAGAAAATTCAAGAGACGATTGATGTAGGTGGAACTGAAATTCTGATGCAGGGCGGTACAAATCCTGATTTACCATTTAGCTATTATTTGGATTTGCTTAGAGCGATTAAGGTGAAGTTCCCTAGCATTACTATGCATTCTTTCTCTCCAGCAGAAATCCGTAAAATGCAGGTAGTGGCTGGCAATATTCCGCTTGAGGATGTTGTTCGTCAGCTATATGAAGCTGGATTAGATTCGCTGCCTGGTGGCGGAGCTGAAATATTAGATGATAGAACTCGCAAGAAGATTAGTCGTCTAAAGGGTACTTGGCGTGATTGGATGGACGTTATGACCACAGCGCACAAGGCGGGAATGAATACAACAGCGACTATGGTTATTGGTTTTGGCGAGACGATGGAGGAAAGAGCATTACACCTGCTACGCGTTCGAGAAGCACAGGATGAATGCTTAAATAATAACTATCCTTCACCAGGTTTTCTGGCATTTATTCCATGGACGTTCCAACCAGAAAATACGAATATGAAACGTATTAAAGCGACGCCTGAAGAATACTTAAAGACCCTTGCGATTAGTAGAATTGCATTGGATAATATAGATAACTTCCAGTCCTCATGGGTTACAATGGGGCCTGATATCGGGAAATTATCCCTTTCTTATGGCTGTAATGACTTCGGTAGTACGATGATCGAGGAAAATGTCGTTTCTGCGGCGGGTACAACTCATAAGGTTAACATTGAGCTTATTCTTAAATTAATTCGTGAATGTGGTAAAATTCCTGCTCAGCGCAATACGAAGTATCAGACGATCAAGGTATACCATGAGAATGATATGGTTGAGAAGGATTACGTCATGCAAAACTAAAATTCAGCATATACAAAAAAGTCTCCAATCCACCATATGTGTGGGTTGGAGACTTTTTTACACTATTCTACTTGTGCTGAAGCAGCGATAACTGTGCGATTTTTGCCGGAATGCTTCGCTTCGTATAAAGCCGCATCTGCCCCTTGGAAGAAGGCTTCTTTACCCATACCTGGAAAATAGGGGTTGAGTCCAATGCTTACAGTAACGGTTAAACTCTTTAAGGCTTCATGCTTGGTTGCTGCAATAGAAGTCCTGATCTCCTCAACAATATCATATACTTCTTGAAAGCTCTTCTCCGCGAAGAGCAATACGAATTCTTCCCCTCCATAGCGGGCGACGATATCATTGCTTCCTGTCTTTGAACGAGCAATTGAGGCGACTTTCCGAAGCACGACGTCCCCGGCTTTGTGCCCGTAAGTATCGTTTATTAATTTGAAATTATCAATATCAAGTATGGCTAAGTGAAGCGAGATTCGTCCGTTGTCAGCTTGCTCGACTAAATTATCCTTGAATTCATGGTAAGCCATATGATTGTAAGTATCCGTAAGAGCATCTGTTTTGGCAAGCTTGTCCATTACAATGTTACGAACGAGCAGCTCCTGATTGGACTCATAGGACGTACGCAAGTGCATCAATACTTCTCTGCCGCGTGCTATAGTGCCAAACGCAATACAGCTGTAGGCAGTCAGAATACATATCATAGAAAGTAATCCAACGGTGGACATTCCTTGATGCATACTTTCAATATTGGTGAATAGGAAGGCTATCGCAATAGCTGTATTTAGAATGGCGTAAAGCAATTTCTTGTACTGGAAATAAAAAATGCTAATCATTATGGGGAAAAAGAGAAAAAACAGGAGATACTCCAATGAGGAATGAATAGCAATGGCTGTTGATGCGAGCAGAGTCCCTGAAGAGATGAGCACATAATCTTGAAGCTTAGGCAAAAATCGAACTCCAATTTCAGCGAGTAGCACGATTGAGGCCATAATGATGGTCGGTTTTACAATATATAAACTGATGAAATCCTTCGTCGAAACCTCAGTTACAAATAAAAACATGCATTCTAATAATATGGATATGAGGAATAACGCCCAGTAGCTTAGCAGGAGCATTCGATTCCAGCGTTCTCGATTAACTTCTAAAGAGGGAAAAGACATAATGACTTCCTTTCAGGATCAAACTCCATAAAATATACCATATCTAATAACCCATCGTATATCCCTTTTTGGGCCACCATATAGTAAGTATCAAGCTTGAAGGATGGAGGTGAGGAATTGAAGCAGGTACGATTTGTAGTGGAGTATGTACAGGATCATCCTTCGTTAGAACGATTGGCAGGAATGCTGAACCGTACGTTTGTAGGTACCGATAATCCTGTTGACAGCGTCCAATGGGAGTTGTCTAGGGAAGACGGGTTCATCCGTTGTCAATTTCCGCTTGGGCCAGGACCGCAAGATAAAAAAAATTATTGCCTTCGAGTTGGCCGAGTGCTGGCAGAATATACATTGTCGGATCTAGAGCCCACATTGCTTCGCAGTCTTTTTCACATGAGATTTGGTCTTAAGGATGCCGTAGAAATGGATGCTTTAATTGCTGAAGCTGTTTGTTTATTGGATGGGGAGCCAGAGCTTGAAGAAACTTGGGTAGGACGTGGTAGGGAACGTCGATTGCACAAGCTGGCCTCCCGTTTCTCTCTTTACTTAGAAGATCATGAACGCTTACATCTAGATGGCTTTCTTCGGTTTCGGTTAAGTGATTATCGTGCTGAGGTTCAGGAGGCTGCAGAAACCGCGATTGAAGAAAGATTGATGGAAAAGCAATATCAGGAGTTTATGATTTTGCTGAAATCAATGGTGGAGTGGCAAGAGACGAGAACGTCAGCCGTGCATGTGTTACATTCAGGCGGTCATGCATTCCGTTTGCTGGATGAGGAAATGCGTCCGCTTGAGCAAGACATAATGGATATAAGTGATAGCTCGGTTAAGGTAGATGCAGATGTTTTAGATATACAGGAGGAGCAAGAGGAGGAAAGCAGAGTAGTAAGTCGATTGCTGGCCGCTTCTCCGCGCCATCTGTATATTCATACACCTGAGCCGGATTCACAAGTGATCCGCACCATTATTGGGATTTTTGGAGATAGGGCTGCTTTGTATCCGGATTTGCCGGCACATTAACGCTCGA
This portion of the Cohnella abietis genome encodes:
- a CDS encoding MalY/PatB family protein, with product MKHDFDKIIDRTNTASYKWDQSEKLFGRSDILPLWVADMDFEAPKEVVDAITRRAEQGIYGYTVRTQAFYDAIIGWLSRRHGWNIEQEWISSSPGVVPALSLMVQAFTEPGDGIILQSPVYYPFYDVIKMNGRTVVDNPLILENGHYSIDFDLLEQQAKNGAKMLLLCSPHNPGGRVWKREELERIGEICAQYNLLVVADEIHHDLVFSGHKHVPYASLSETFAQHSLTCVATSKTFNLAGLQAASVIIPNEGLRRKYNALLKTLSIHMESYFGLTAIEASYTHGDEWLDQLLVYLEGNLNFLLEFVEKNLPQVKVIKPEGTYLVWMDCTAISNKPLELKELMFNKAGVAFSEGSVFGGQGAGYLRVNIACPRSILTKALEKFALAVNSI
- a CDS encoding GGDEF domain-containing protein, which produces MFLFVTEVSTKDFISLYIVKPTIIMASIVLLAEIGVRFLPKLQDYVLISSGTLLASTAIAIHSSLEYLLFFLFFPIMISIFYFQYKKLLYAILNTAIAIAFLFTNIESMHQGMSTVGLLSMICILTAYSCIAFGTIARGREVLMHLRTSYESNQELLVRNIVMDKLAKTDALTDTYNHMAYHEFKDNLVEQADNGRISLHLAILDIDNFKLINDTYGHKAGDVVLRKVASIARSKTGSNDIVARYGGEEFVLLFAEKSFQEVYDIVEEIRTSIAATKHEALKSLTVTVSIGLNPYFPGMGKEAFFQGADAALYEAKHSGKNRTVIAASAQVE
- the ytxC gene encoding putative sporulation protein YtxC encodes the protein MKQVRFVVEYVQDHPSLERLAGMLNRTFVGTDNPVDSVQWELSREDGFIRCQFPLGPGPQDKKNYCLRVGRVLAEYTLSDLEPTLLRSLFHMRFGLKDAVEMDALIAEAVCLLDGEPELEETWVGRGRERRLHKLASRFSLYLEDHERLHLDGFLRFRLSDYRAEVQEAAETAIEERLMEKQYQEFMILLKSMVEWQETRTSAVHVLHSGGHAFRLLDEEMRPLEQDIMDISDSSVKVDADVLDIQEEQEEESRVVSRLLAASPRHLYIHTPEPDSQVIRTIIGIFGDRAALYPDLPAH
- the corA gene encoding magnesium/cobalt transporter CorA, with amino-acid sequence MKIRLVNDGVFTPIESINDTLIAPANGFYWIDADVDDLIVLQPLFGLHDLAVEDCLSEEEQRPKLEIYESQYFLVINSIRFDDEEIFLRALNIFLGHHYLITVTRQKINELRSVKPILWEQEVNHADRFLYHLIDIVVDNYFTVGDRIEARIESLEEDILMHTKKSHLTEIIGLRSEILWLKKALGPQRELIATLNKKDLRLIDNELQKYFGDIHENAVKVYETFETYRDLMGNLREAYQSSVANRANEIMRVFTALTTIFMPLTFITGIYGMNFDYIPGMHESFGSIVLLVCMAVIGFGMFYFFRKKDWL
- a CDS encoding PLP-dependent transferase, which codes for MNIESRLAQIGSQSDPQTGAVSFPIYQSTAFRHPRLGQSTGFDYSRSKSPTRAVLEAAAADLESGDAGFACSSGMAALQTVFALFSQGDHLLVSLDLYGGTYRLLERIMSRFGVTASYVDTNDLDALESHRTPNTKAILIETPTNPLMMVTDIAKVAAWAKQKQLLTIVDNTLLTPFFQRPIELGADIIVHSATKYLGGHNDVLAGLIVTKGEKLSEEIAFLHNSIGAVLGPQDSWLLMRGMKTLALRMERHQYNATRLAAWLKMHPSVEEVYYPALPHHPGHEIQNSQSSGNTGIFSFRMKDSRTIEPILRHIQLIAFAESLGGAESLLTYPAVQTHADIPVEIRRAVGVDDRLLRFSVGIEHVDDIMFDLKQAIEAAEREING
- the metA gene encoding homoserine O-acetyltransferase MetA, with amino-acid sequence MPIKVPDHLPAKEVLAGENIFVMDESVAYHQDIRPLRIAILNLMPTKETTETQLLRLIGNTPLQLEAVLLRPQSHLSKNTSAEHLESFYKTFDEIKDQQYDGLIITGAPIEHLEFEEVNYWEELEEIMDWTVDNVTSTMHICWGAQAGLYHHYGVPKYPLSEKMFGVYPHGISKPNVQLLRGFDEMFFVPQSRHTEVLRSDIEKVAGLDILSESEEAGVYIAATADGKQIFVTGHSEYDPQSLKWEYDRDVAKGLHIDIPKNYYPNNDPTRSPVSTWRAHANLLFSNWLNYYVYQATPYELGKANKKTLR
- the mqnC gene encoding cyclic dehypoxanthinyl futalosine synthase, with translation MKQVDRILEGSLQGKRLELEDIVALFESDEIEKLGHTANQIMLRKHPDPITTFVVGRNVNYTNVCDVYCRFCAFYRPPGSSEGYVLPDEVIFQKIQETIDVGGTEILMQGGTNPDLPFSYYLDLLRAIKVKFPSITMHSFSPAEIRKMQVVAGNIPLEDVVRQLYEAGLDSLPGGGAEILDDRTRKKISRLKGTWRDWMDVMTTAHKAGMNTTATMVIGFGETMEERALHLLRVREAQDECLNNNYPSPGFLAFIPWTFQPENTNMKRIKATPEEYLKTLAISRIALDNIDNFQSSWVTMGPDIGKLSLSYGCNDFGSTMIEENVVSAAGTTHKVNIELILKLIRECGKIPAQRNTKYQTIKVYHENDMVEKDYVMQN